CGGCGCTGATGCTGGTCGGCTTCGTGCTGGTGCGGGCGGAGGCGGGCACCTTCGACATCGTCCGGATCGCCGCCGGCTACCACCCCTCGGGCACCACGGCGGTGCTGGCCTCGGTCCTCGTCGGGCTCGGCCTGGCGGTGAAGACCCCGCTGTGGCCGCTGCACATCTGGCTGCCCGACGCGCACTCCTCGGCGCCCACGGTCGGGTCGGTGGTGCTCGCCGCGGTGCTCCTCAAGCTCGGCACCTACGGGCTGCTCCGGTTCTGGCTGCCGGTCACCGACCCCTCGTGGGAGCTGCTCGTCCCGGTGGTCGCCGGCCTGGCGGTGGTGGGCATCGTGTACGCCGCGCTGGCCTGCCTCGCGCAGACCGATCTGAAGCGGCTGATCGCCTACTCCTCGGTCGGCCACATGGGCTTCGTCGTGCTGGCCGCCGCCACCTTCACCGTGGGTGGGGTGCAGGCGGCCGTCTTCGCCAGCGTGGCGCACGGCCTGATCACCGGACTGCTGTTCTTCGTGGCCGGAGCCGTGAAGGACCGCTACGGCACCGGCGACCTGCGCCGGCTGTCCGCGCTCTACGGCCGGGTGCCGCACACCGCGGCGATCCTCGCGTTCGCCGCGATGGCCTCCCTCGGGCTGCCCGGCCTCGCCGGCTTCTGGGGCGAGATGCTCGCGATCCGCTCCGCCGTCTTCCCGGCGACGGCGCTGCCCCGCGACACCTACGTGGTGCTCGCCGTGCTGGCGGCGTTCGGCGTGATCCTCACCTCGGCGTACTTCTTGTCGCTGCTGCGAACCCTGCTCCAGGGCGTCCCCGACCCCGACACCGCACCGGCACCGGTCGCGGAGCCGGTGGCGGGGCCGGTGGCCGACGTGAGCGGCTGGGACTGGATGGTCTGGGGGCCGCTGATCGTGCTGACCGTGACCCTCGGTGTCGCTCCCGGCCTGCTCCTCGGTCCGGTGGCCGAGGCCGCCCCGTCGTTGCTGGGCAGCCCGTGAGCGGCCCGCTCGTGCAGTCCGTCGACTGGCTGGCACTCGCGGCCCCGGTGACCCTCGCGGTGGCCGCCGTGCTCGTGCTGCTCCTCGACGCCTTCGGGGGCCGCTCGGGCTCGCCGGCGGCCCGGCTGCTGCCCACCACGCTCACGCTCGTCGCTCTCGTCGTCGCCGCGGTCCCGGCGGCCCGGCTGTGGAACGACCCGCGCAGCACCTTCTGCACCGGTGGTGCACTCGAAGGGCCGGCGTCGTGCTCGTTCGCGGTCGACCGGTTCACGCTGGTCTTCTGGGGGTGGTGCTCTTCGGGACCGCAGTGGTGGCCCTGCTCGGCACCGCGGCGGTGCCCGAGCGACGCACGCCGATGGGGGAGTGGTGCTTCCTGCTGCTCTGCTCGGCCACCGGGGCGCTGAGCATCGCCGCCGCGCGGGACCTGGTCACGATCGTGGTGTCGCTGGAGGTGGTATCGCTGCCCGCGTTCGCGCTGGTCGGGCTGCGGCAGCATGACGCCCGGGCGGCGGAGGCGGCGGTCAAGTTCCTGCTGGTCTCGGTGGTCTCCACCGCCGTCACGCTGCTCGGCATCTCGCTGCTGTACGGCGCCACCGGGTCGGTCCACCTCGACGGGCTCGCCCGCGGCGTGGCCGTCGCTCCTGGGCTCGACGGCGTGCTGGCCGCCGGGGCCGTGCTGACCGTCGTCGGGCTGGCCTTCAAGGTGGCGGCGGTGCCCTTCCACATGTGGGTTCCCGACACCTACGTGGGGGCGCCGGTCGCGGTGGCGGCGTACCTCTCGGTCGTCTCCAAGGCGGCCGGCTTCGTCGGGTTGATGCTGGTGCTCGGACGCGGGCTGCCCCAGCTGGCGCACGTCTGGTCGCCGGTTCTCGCCGTGATGGCCGCGCTGACGATGACGGTGGGCAACGTGCTGGCGCTGCGTCAGGACCATGCGGTCCGGCTGCTGGCCTGGTCCTCGGTCGCGCAGGCGGGCTACATGCTGGTGCCCTTCGGTGCGGTGGCCGTCGCCGGGGACGTGGCGGGCGCGTTCGGTGCCTCGATGGGCTACCTCGCCGTCTACGCGTTCGTGAACCTCGGGGCGTTCGCCGTGGTGACGGTGGTCGGCACGCGGCATCCGCGGCAGCGGCTGGCCGACTACCGCGGCCTGGTGGGCGAGGAGCCCGGGGTGGCCTGGCCGCTGGCGTTCGCCCTGGTGGCGCTGGCCGGCCTGCCGCCCGGGGTGGTCGGGCTGCTCGCCAAGGTGATCGTGTTCGACGCGGCCTCGGGGACGCCCTGGCTAGTCGTGGTGATGGCGCTCAACGTGGCGATCGGGCTGGTCTACTACGTCCGCTGGCTGGCCGAGCTGTTCCGGCCCGCGGCGACCGAGGGCGCGTCGACGTACGACGTGCCGAACGGGGTGGCGGTCGCGGTCGGGATGACCTTCACCGCGGGGCTGCTGTTCTCGGTGCTCCCCGGCTGGCTGCTCGACCCGGTGCTCGGGGCGCTCGGCTGAGCCCGCCGAGCGCCGGCAGTCCCCGCCTGGTCACCAGTCCGAGGGCAGCTCGTCGCGCAGGTCCTCGGGCACCAGCGAGGCCATGGCCCGCCGTACGCCGGTGACCACGGTCCCGGCCGCGAACAGGTCGGTGGCGGAGCGGTCGCGCTCCTTGCGGATCTCCTCGACGAGCTTGCCGACTGCGGCGTCGGCCTCCTGCAGCTCCTCGGCGCCGGCGGTCTGACCGCGGACCGACCTGAGCACCTCGGCCATGGCGAGCAGCGCGTGGGCGGCGTACGGGCGCAGCCGCGGCCCGAGCGCGGCTTCGTCCCGCTCGGCCCGCTCCCGGTCCACGACCAGCGAGGTCATGTCCTCGATCAGGAAGGCGACGTGCTGCAGCGACCGGGACTGCTGGTAGCGCAGCTCGGCGGTCTCGCTCCACCGCCGCGCCCGCCAGTTCGCCCGTCGGGCGTCGGTGGCGTGGCCGATCACCTTCTGCATCTCCTCGGTGGTGGGCCGGATCGACTTCTGCCGGTGGTGCCACTGCTCGGAGGTCAGCGGCTCCTCGTGCAGCAGCCCCTCGGCGAGCTCGTCGAGCTGGGCGGCGAGCAGGCCCCGCAGGCGGCTGATCGAGTCGGCCATCGGGGTGAGCGCCAGCGGCGGGAAGGCCACGTTGACCGCGATCCCGACGCCGGCGCCGAGCCCGGTGAGCCCGAGGTACGCCGCGGTGTAGTCCACCGCGTCCTGGCGGCCGATGATCAGCACGAAGAGGCCGGTGATCGGCACCCAGGCCGCCTTCGCCCCGAACCAGCGCAGCCCGGACAGCACGGTGCCGATGCCGACGACGATGCCGATGTCGACCACCACCGGGAGGTCTGTCAAGCGCACCGAGAGCGCCAGGAGGGCGCCGACCAGGATGGCGGCCAGCCCGGTCATCGTCTCGCGGATCGACCCGGCGACCGTCGTGGTCACCGCGATCACGGCGCCGAGCGGTGCGTAGTAGGGGTACTGGTCGGCCACGCCCCACAACGGCTGCACGAGCAGCCACGCGATCGCCGCCGCCAGGGCGGTCTTGACCGACATCAGGACGTGCTGGGTCCATCCCACTGGTGCGCCTCCGGTGCATCCCTCCCCCGTTGCGGTCCCCATGGACCGCAACTCTCCTCAGAGCGGCATACCCGACCGGCCCGCTTCGCACACGTCTGTCCGGACAGCCGGAACTGTCCAGCAGCGCGCCGCCGCTGGCGCGCGGGCGCCCGCCGGGCGAGTCAGCGGTAGTCAGCGGTAGTTGGTGAACTGCACCGCGAACTCGTAGTCCTGGCCCTTGACCAGCGCGATGACCTCCTGGAGGTCGTCGCGCTTCTTGCTGGAGACCCGGAGCTCGTCGCCCTGCACCTGCACCTTGACGCCCTTGGGTCCCTCGTCGCGGATCAGCTTGCCGACCTTCTTGGCGTCCTCCTGGGAGATCCCCTCCTTGAGGGTCACCGAGATCTTCGACTCCCGGCCGGACTGGCGGGGATCGCCGGCCTCGAGGACCTTCAGCGACTGGTTGCGCTTGATCAGCTTGTCCTTGAACACGTCGAGGACGGCGCTGGCGCGGTCGTCGGCGTTGGCGGAGATCTCCACGCCGTGCTCCCCGGAGCGGGTGATGCTGGCGCCGGTGTTCTTGAAGTCGAAGCGCTGGCTGATCTCCCGCTGGGTCTGGTTGATGGCGTTGTCGATCTCCTGCTGGTCGAGCTTGCTCACGATGTCGAACGACGAGTCAGCCATGGTGTCGGTCCTCCCCACGCCTGCTCCCAGGCGGATTTAGTCAGCGAGTCGGGCTGCGCTATTCTTTCGTGTCGTTGCGCCGGGCACCAATCGGCGCTGCACGGCAGGTTGCCCGAGCGGCCAATGGGAGCGGACTGTAAATCCGTCGGTGTATACCTACGCAGGTTCGAATCCTGCACCTGCCACAGTTCCAGGACGGAGCCCCGGTCAGCGCGAGCTGGTCGGGGCTCCGTCGTTCTCCCGAGCTCATCCCTGCGAGACGATGCGGTCCGGCCCTCCCCGGGTGGACCGTGGATGCAGACGCATCGTCGAGGCCAGGGAGGCTGACATGAGTGAGATGCGACAGCAGCAGACGCAGCCCACCGGGGCTGCCGCACGGGTGCCCACGCAGCGGCGTGCTACACCGCCCCAGGAGCCGACCGTCTGGGCCGGGTGGGTGCTCTTCGGCGCGATGATGATGATCCTGCTCGGGGCGTTCCAGGCGATCGCCGGCCTGGTCGCGCTGTTCGACGACGGCTACTACGCCGTGAACAGCGACGGGCTCCTGGTCCACGTGAGCTACACGGCGTGGGGCTGGGTGCACCTCGGCCTCGGCGTGATCGCCCTCGCCGCCGGCTTCGGGCTGATGCGAGGCGCGATGTGGGCCCGGATCCTGGGTGTCGGTGTGGCGATGGTGAGCGCGATCGTGAACCTCGGGTTCCTGGCGGCCTTCCCGCTCTGGGCGATCACGATGATCGCTCTGGACGTGGTGGTGATCTACGCCATCACCGCTCACGGGAGCGAGGTCAGGGACGCGGTGTCCTGAGGGAGGACCATCGGCCCGCGCGAACGGGACCAACCGACGCGGTGCCCGACCGGTCCTGCTCCTAGCGTCGGTGGTGCGGAGCCCCGAGCGGGGAGGTCCGCAGGACCTCGCCCGAGAGGGGAAGCGCGATGGCCACCGGCACCACACCCGTCCGAACCCACGACGCCGCCGCGAGCGAGCGGGTACGCCCCGCCGCTCGCGGCTGGTGGCTGCTGGTGCTCGGCGCCGCGCTGCTCGGCATCGTCGGCACGATCTGGCAGACCGTCGAGCGGATCGCCTTCGAGTCCGGGTCGCAGGGGCCGTCGTTCTGTGAGATCTCCTCGGTGGTCTCCTGCAGCAGCGTCTACGCGCACTGGCAGTCCTCCGCCCTGGGAGTCCCGAACTCGCTGGTCGGGCTGCCGGTCTTCGCCATCCTGGCCTCCGGGGCCGCCTCCGCCCTGCTCGGGTCCCGGCTCTCCCGGGGCTACCTGCGGCTGGTCCTCGGGCTGGCGCTGTTCATGACCGGCTTCGCCACCTGGTACATGCAGCAGACCGCCTTCGACATCGGCTCGCTCTGCGTCTTCTGTGCCGCCTCGCTGGCCCTGATCATGCTGGCCGGGCTCGGGCTGGTCCGGATCGCCGCGGCCGAGGCGGCGCTCGGGTCCGGCCGGACCGGCCGGACGGTGGCGGGCCTGGTGGACGCCGGGCTCGACATCGCGCTGTGGGTGGCGCTCGGCCTCGGGGTCGCGACGATGCTGGTGCTGGGACTCGGGTGAGGCCCGCCGGCGGCCGGGCGGACCGGACGGGACCGGTGAGGGCGGGTGGTGGTTCCGCCCTCACCGGCCCGCTCGCCGGTGCCGTCCGGTGCCTTCCGGCGCCGTCCGGTCGTGCTCCGGGTCGCCGGGCCCGGGGCGCTACCGGGAGATGTACATCCGGGAGAAGGTGGGCATCCCCCGGACGTTGTCGTTCGCCATGCCGCCGACCTTGGAGCCGTGGATCATCGCCACGCCGCCGTACCCGGTGACGACCGCCGGGTAGTAGGTGCTCTCCATCTTCTGGTCGAAGTCACCCCACGCCTTGATCGCCTCGGCGGGAGTCAGGGTGTCCAGGATCCGGTCCTGCTCGGCGTCCATCTCCTTGACCTTGAAGTTGGCCGGGTTCGGCATGCCCTCGAGGCCGACCAGGTCGCCGGACCACTGGGCCGGGAACCAGGTGGTCCCTGACGGCCAGTCCGAGCACCAGCCGCTGGAGCGGACGTTGATCGGGCTGTTGTAGTCGGTCCGGTCGGTGCGGATCGTCTCGGTGGTGGAGGCGATCGGGGTGGCCTTGAAACCGCCCGCCTCGAGACCCTTGACGATGGCGTCCTTCGCGGCGATCGACTGGTCGTCGTCGGTGGCGTAGAGGAACTTGATCTCGAAGCCCTCGGCCCCGGCCTCCTTCAGCAGGGCCTTCGACTTCGCCGGGTCGGTCGTCTGACCGTCCTGGCCGTCGAGGGCCTGGTACTCCTTGCGACCGGCGGTGCCGGGCGGCAGGATCGCGGTGCCCGGGACGCGGGTGATGCCGACGAGCTCACCGGCCGCCTTCCACGCGTCCTGGTAGGGGTAGGCCCAGCCCAGCGCCTGACGGACCTTGAGGTCCTTGATCTTGGTCATGTCGAGGAACCACATGAACGTGCACGGCTGGGTGCCGGTCACGAGACGGTCCTTGTCCTGGGAGATCTGCCGGTAGGAGGCCGCGGTCACGTTGTCGTAGGTGAGCGTGGTCTGCGCCGAGCCGGTGTCGTTGATGATCACGTTCTCGAGCTTGGCGGTGTCCTGGGCGAACTTGAAGTCCCACCCGTCGACGGCCTGGATCCGGCCGGGGTCGGTCGCCGGGTCCCAGTACTCGTTCTTCTCCAGAGTCAGGCTCGCGCCTGCCTTGTAGTCGGCGAACTTGTAGGGCCCGGTCGCCAGCGGGTGCTGGCCGTAGGTCTGCGGGTTGTCCTTCGCCTCGGGGATCGCGGTGAACTGGGGGAACGAGGCGTAGTAGTCCATGTCGGAGAACGGACGGCGCATCGTGATGGTGATGTCGTTCCCCTTCACCTGCACCCCCTTGTAGGCGCCCTTGTCGGAGAACGGGCCCTTGTACGTGTCGCCGTCGAGGAAGAACGTCGTGTTGTACGTCGGGCCGTCCGGCAGCTCGGCGATCGCGAAGGTGCGCTTGATCGCGTACGCGACGTCCTCGGCCTTGACATCGGTGCCGTCCTCGTACTTCAGGCCGTCGCGCAGCGTGAAGGTCCACTCGGTGTTGTCCTCGTTGGGACGGCCGAGGTCGGTGGCCAGGTCCGGGATCAGCTGCATGTCGTCGCTGGTGGGGTCGTAGACGAACTGCGTGAGCGAGCGGGTAACCAGGTCGGACAGGATCGCGGTCGAGTCCGTGTAGTAGGCCTGCGTCGGGTCCAGGGTGCTCGGCGCGACCGAGGTCAGCACGGTCAGCCGGCCGCCCTCGCTCGCTCCGTCCGGCACCGCCATCGGCGCCTGGGCCTCGGCGTTCTTGGCCGAGCCGGCCGCGCCGCCGGCCCGGAACGACTGCTCCGTCCCGGGGTCGTCGCCGGAGCCGCTTCCCCCGCAGGCGGCGAGCGTCATCAGCGCGGTCGCGGCCAGGGTGGCCACCACCCCGCGACGTGATCGTTGTGTCATCAGATCTCCTAACCGTTGAACAACGTCTAACTGGTTAGGAGTCCAACATAGGAAAAGGTCACGATTCAAGGCACAATCGCCTTGTGCACTGGATCGAGATGGAGGGCGTCAAGCTCCCGAAGCGGCTCGGCGGCCACGCCGCGCTGGACTTCTGCAACACCTGGGCGGGATGGGGCGAGAAGTCCGACGCGGATGACGACAAGCGCGAGTGGCTCCGTGACTACGACGTGCTGGCCACGTGGTCCAGGTACGCCGACCTGGTCGATGACGCGCAGCTCGCCGGGCTCCGCGAGCAGGCCGCGCGGCAGCCGCAGAAGGCCGCGGAGGTCCTCGTCCGGGCGAGGCGGTTGCGCACGCTGGTCCATGACGCCGTGACCGACCCCACCGACCCGGCCGTGCTCTCGACGCTCGGCGTCGAGATCCGCCGCGCGGGAGCCGTGGTCGAGCTCGTTCCCGGCCCGGCCGGGCGGGTCCGGTGGTCGCTGACGGGGCGGGCCGGACTGGACCTGCCCGTGCTCGCGGTCGCCTGGTCGGCGGCGGGCCTGCTCACCTCGGCCGAGGTGACGAAGGTCGGTGCGTGCCCGGGGGTCGACTGTGGCTGGCTCTTCCTCGACACCCGGGGCGGCGCCGCTGGTGCGACATGGCAGCGTGCGGCAACCGGGCGAAGGTAGCCGCACATGCGCGGCGCAGCCGCGAACGTCCCAGCGCCGCAGCCGTGTGACCGCGACGGCTGGACTGCAGCAGCCGGGCTAAACTTCAACAACTTGTTGAGTTTCGCCGGAAGGGGTCCGATGACACGGCGTCACACGGAGGGCGGCCCGGGAGTGCTGGTCGTCGGCGCCGGCCTCGCCGGGCTGGCCTGCGCCCGGAGGCTGGTGGCTGCCGGGGTCGACGTCCGGGTGCTCGAGGCCTCCGACGGGGTGGGTGGCCGGGCCCGCACCGACCGGGTGGACGGGTTCCTGCTCGACCGTGGCTTCCAGGTGCTCAACACCGGCTACCCCGAGCTGCGGCGGGTCCTGGACCTCGACGCGCTCGACCTGCGGTTCCTCGACCCTGCGGTGCGGGTGGCCCGCTCCGACGGGATCCTCCGGCTGCCGCACCCGCTGCGGGACCCGGCCGGGCTGCCGACGGTCCTCACCTCGCCGCTGGCCGGGGTGGCCGGCAAGCTCTCGCTCGGGGCGTACGCCGGCCGGACCGCCGTGCTCCCGGTCGACCGGCTCCGGCGTCGCGACGACGTACCGGGGCCGGACGCGTGGCGCCGCGCCGGCGTCCCGCAGCAGGTGATCGACGACGTGCTCGTGCCGTTCTTCTCCGGCGTGGTGCTCGAGCGCCGGCCGACGACGTCGCGGCGCTTCCTCGACCTGATGTTCCGGATGTTCGTCCGGGGCCGCTCGGCCGTGCCCGCAGCCGGGATGCAGCAGATGGCCGAGCAGCTCGCCGCCGCGCTGCCGCCCGGCACCGTCCGGCTGGAGACGCCGGTGCACCGGGTGCTCCCCGACGCGGTGGGCACCGGCGACGGCGAGGTCGGCGCCACCGCGGTCGTCGTCGCCACCGACGCCTGGACCGCGCACCGGCTGCTGCCGGAGCTCGGCGAGCCGCCGGCTGCCCGCGGCGTCACGACCTACTACCACGCGGCACCGCGGTGGCCCGGGCGCTCGGCCTCGCTCGTCGTCGACGCCGTCGCCGGCTCTCCGGTGGCGAACAGCGTCGCCCTCAGCGAGGCCGCCCCGTCGTACGCACCTCCCGGCCGGGTCCTGGTCTCGACCTCGGTCGTGCACGGACCGGCCGGAGCACCCGCCCTGGGCGAGGAAGAGCTGCGCGACCACCTGTCCCGCCTGCACGAGACCAACACGGCGCAGTGGGAGCTGCTGCGGACCTACGAGGTGCCCCGGGCGCTGCCCGCGATGCCGGCGCCGCACCCGATGCGGCGCCCGGCGGCGGTCCGCCACGAGGGCGGTCTGGTGTTCGTGGCCGGCGACCACCGCGACACGAGCTCGCTGCAGGGGGCGCTGGTCTCCGGCCGGCGGGTGGCCGACGCGGTGCTGGCCCGCCGGCTCGCTCAGCCGAGCCCGTCGACGTAGGCGACCACCCGGTTGAACAGCGTGGTCGCCGCGGCCGGATCGGTCCGGCTCGGCGCCGGGTCCTCCGCGAGCTCGTAGAGCAGCGGCCCGGCCTCGGCGACGCCCGCGGACTGGGCGACCTGGGCGCACACCCGGGAGGCGTCGCGGACCGCCCGCGGGTCGATGCTCCACACCGACTCGAAGATCCGGTGCCGGTCGGGGACCGTGGTCTGCCCGGGCAGCTCCCACGCGGTCAGCACCGCGGGCAGGTCGGGCGCGTCGCAGACCACCGCCCACTCGCGTCGCATCGGGGCGTCCTCGGGGAGCTGCACGCGGATCACCCGCTCGCCCGGGGCGCTCGGCGTGGTGAAGTCGCCGAGAGCCATCGCGGAGCGGGCCACCCGGGCCAGCTCCTCCCAGCGGGCGGCCGCGGGGCGGTAGTAGCGCTCCTTCTGGAAGGCGCCGAAGATCGTGGCCCGCTCGGCCCGGGCGCAGCACTCGTCCTCGATCGCCCAGGAGAGCGCGAGCAGCGTGGACTTCTTCAGCCGGTGCGTGGCCAGGTGCGGGTGCCGGCGCCGAAGCTGGGCGAAGACCGAGGGGCTGCCGGGTGCCTGGGACGCCGCCGCCTCGGCGATGGCGACCTCGAGCCGGATGCCGGCGTCGCGGCGGCGCAGCACGTGCTGGACCAGCTCGACGTCGCTCTCGGCGTAGCGGCGGTGCCCGCTCTCCAGCCGGTGCGGCTCGGGGAAGCCGTGCCGCGTCTCCCACATCCGGATCACCGCAGGGGTGAGGCCGGTGCGGCGGGCCAGGTCGCCGATCGTGAGATGGGCGGGCCCTTCCTCTTGCGTTTCTGCCCTCGTTGTGGTCACCCTGGGATCGTAAACCTAAACAACCCGTTTAGGAAAGTGTTGAACTGAGCAGGAGTTCCCCATGACCGAGACCCACACCCCCGCCTCCCGCGACGACCAGGTGGTCGACTGGACCGACCTCGGGCGCGAGATGTGGTCGTTCCTCACCGGACGGCAGGCAGCCATCAACTACCGCTTCATCGACATGCACGTCGAGGTGCCCCGCGACACCGGCGCCGACGCGCCGCGAGCCACCTGGAAGCTCGACGGCACCCTGCAGATCACCACCCAGGACGCCACCATGGGTCGGGGCTGAGCCGTGACCACGCAGTTAGGGCAGCCAGGGCAGCTGAGGCAGCCGGGGCAGCTCGAGCACCTCGACGTCCGCGCGGACCTCGACCTCGAGGTCGAGGTCCCCGGCGGCGGGCCGGTCCGCGCCACCCTCCGCGGCTCGGGCCGGCGGCTCGACCTCCGGGTCGACTCGCCGGCCGCCTTCGCCGGTCGCGGGGACGCGCCCACCGTGCGGGCGATCGCCGACGGCCTCGCCCGGCACGGGCTCACGGTCAGGGTCTCCACCGGCAGCACCCACCTGATCACGCTCGGCGTCGCACGCAGCCCGTGGTGGCACCGGCGGCTCACCGGCTCCGCGCACATCCGGCTCGGCAGCGCCCGCGGTCTCTGGACCTCGGCGAGGTCGCGGGCCCGCAGCGTCGACGAGCCGGTGCTGCCGGACCTGACGCTCACCCCGCCGGGGACCACGCTGCCGCTGCTGCCCACGTTCCTGCGCCGCCCGTACCGCCGGCCCACCACCACCCACGCCCAGGCAGGGGGCGGCGACCCGCGGCTGGTGCTCGCCCCCGGTGAGCACCCCTGGCCCGGGGACCGGCAGCCGTTCTTCCGGCTGCGCAGGAAGGTCACCAGCATCGGCAGCGGCGAGCACTGCGACATCCGGCTGCCGGGACTGGCCGAGCGGCACGCCGAGATCGTCCACGACGACCGCGACGAGTACGTCGTCGTGGCCCACGACCCGGACACCCGGGTCAACGGGGAGCGGATCGGCAGCGCCCTGCTCCGCACCGCCACCCGGCTGGAGGTCGCCGGCTGGACCCTCACCTTCTCCCGGCAGGAGCACGCCGACCACGGTCGGCCGTACGGTGGGCGTGTGGGCGGCGAGGCCGGCCACCAGCGTTCCCAACCATCACGTCCCGCGGCCCGTGGCCCGGAATCGGAGATCAAGTGACCAACGACCAACCGGTGCTCGTCGCCGGCGCCTCGGGCTTCGTGGGACGGCGGCTCTGCCAGGCCCTCGAGGACGCCGGCCACGAGGTCCGGGCGATGACCCGCCGGGTCGAGCGGTACGCCGGCCCCGGGACGGCCGTCTACGGCGACGTGCATGACGCCGGGAGCCTCGACGAGGCGATGGCCGGCTGCGGTGCGGCGTACTACCTCGTGCACTCGCTGGACTCGCCCGACTTCGAGCGCCTCGACGCGGCCGCCGCCACCGCCTTCGGCGCCGCCGCGGGCCGGGCGGGACTGGAGCAGATCATCTACCTCGGCGGCCTGGGCAAGGAGCTCGACCAGCTCTCGGCCCACCTGCGCAGCCGCCGCGAGGTGGAGGGCCTGCTCGGGACCGGCGGCGTCCCGGTGACCGTGCTCCGGGCCGGGATCGTGGTGGGAGCCGGCGGCATCTCCTGGGAGATGACCCGCCAGCTCGTCGCGCACCTGCCGGCGATGGTGACGCCGCGCTGGGTGAACACCCGGACCCAGCCGATCGCGGTGGACGACGTCGTCCGCTACCTCGTCGGCGTGCTCGGCCACCCCGACGCGGTCGGCCGGGTCTTCGAGGTCGGCGGCACCGAGGTGCTGCGCTACTCCGACATGCTGCGCCGGGTGGCCCGCATCGAGGGCCGGCCGCTGACCATCGTGCCGGTGCCGCTGCTCACCCCGGGTCTGTCCTCGCGGTGGCTGTCGCTGGTCACCGACGTCGACACCCAGACCGGCCGCTCGCTCGTGGACTCGATGACCAACGAGGTGATCGTCGAGGACGACTCGATCCGCGACGTGGTGCCCTTCGAGCCGCTCAGCTATGACGACGCCGTCCGGCTCGCGCTGGCCGAGCGCCGTGAGGGGGCCTGAGGTGGCGCGGTGGCAGGAGCTGCGCCTGCGGCTCGGCGCCGCCCTGCCGATGCCGCTGAGCCACGTGGTCCCGGTGGCGCACGCCGAGACCGACCAGGTGGTCCGGCACCGCCAGCGGGTCGTGGCCGCGGTCTCGGTGGCCGGCGCGGCCGCCCTCGGGGCGTCGCTGTCCACCAGCCCCGGCTCCAAGAGGTTCTACGGCGCCACGCTGTCCGTGGCCGGGGTCTGGGTCGCCGGCGGCCTGCTCTCCGGGCCGCTGCACCTGGGCTGGATCCAGGCCCGCGACCAGCGGCTGCGCCGTCCCGTCGTGACCCCGGTGATCACCGGGGTCGGCGCCTTCGGCTTCTTCTACGCCTGCGCGTTGGTGGCGCGGCGGATCCCCGTGCTCGACGAGGCGATCTCCCGGGTCCTGGTCTTCGCCGAGGAGGGCGACGAGCCGCTGGTGCTGCTCACCACGCTCGCCAACGGGCTGGGCGAGGAGATCTTCTTCCGCGGCGCGCTGTACGCCGCCCTCGAGGACCACCCGGTGGTCGCCTCCACCGCCGTCTACGCGCTGGCCACCACGACCACCCGCAACCCGGCGCTCGTGCTCGCCGCGGGCGTGATGGGGTCGCTGTTCGCGCTCCAGCGCCGTGCGACCGGGGGGCTGCAGGCGCCCGCGATCACCCACGTCACCTGGTCCACGCTGATGGTCCGCTACCTGCCGCCGCTGTTCCGTCACGCCCACGGGGAGGCCCGCCGATGACCGGCCGACTGCTCGACTCCGCCCTCGACCGCGCCGTCGTCCCGGGCTACACCCGCATCGGCTACTGGCTGCGCCGGCCGGGCTGGCGCACCGACGACCCCCGTCCGGGGTCCATGGCCGGCAAGCGGGTGCTGGTCACCGGGGCCAACTCCGGCCTCGGCAAGGCGGCGGCGATCGGCCTCGCGCGCCTCGGTGCCACGGTGCACCTCGTCGTGCGCAACGAGGAGCGCGGGAAGGCCGCCCTCGCCGAGCTCCGCAGCGAGCTGCCGGCGGCCGAGCTGCACCTCGAGGTCTGCGACATGTCCGACCTGGCCGCCGTACGACGGTTCGCGGGGGTGCTGCTCGACCGGCTGGACCGGATCGACGTGCTCGTCCACAACGCCGGCGCGCTGCCTCCCGAGCGCACCCAGTCCGT
The DNA window shown above is from Nocardioides mesophilus and carries:
- a CDS encoding NAD(P)H-binding protein, whose amino-acid sequence is MTNDQPVLVAGASGFVGRRLCQALEDAGHEVRAMTRRVERYAGPGTAVYGDVHDAGSLDEAMAGCGAAYYLVHSLDSPDFERLDAAAATAFGAAAGRAGLEQIIYLGGLGKELDQLSAHLRSRREVEGLLGTGGVPVTVLRAGIVVGAGGISWEMTRQLVAHLPAMVTPRWVNTRTQPIAVDDVVRYLVGVLGHPDAVGRVFEVGGTEVLRYSDMLRRVARIEGRPLTIVPVPLLTPGLSSRWLSLVTDVDTQTGRSLVDSMTNEVIVEDDSIRDVVPFEPLSYDDAVRLALAERREGA
- a CDS encoding CPBP family intramembrane glutamic endopeptidase, whose amino-acid sequence is MARWQELRLRLGAALPMPLSHVVPVAHAETDQVVRHRQRVVAAVSVAGAAALGASLSTSPGSKRFYGATLSVAGVWVAGGLLSGPLHLGWIQARDQRLRRPVVTPVITGVGAFGFFYACALVARRIPVLDEAISRVLVFAEEGDEPLVLLTTLANGLGEEIFFRGALYAALEDHPVVASTAVYALATTTTRNPALVLAAGVMGSLFALQRRATGGLQAPAITHVTWSTLMVRYLPPLFRHAHGEARR